Below is a genomic region from Granulicella sp. L56.
GAATGCCCAAACGGTCTTCGTCACTGGCTCAAATGTGATGCCGTCAGGATTTGTGCCAGCAGGAATTTTAGCTTGGATAGCGAGGTCTGCGCGATTGAAGACAACGATGACATTTCCAGCGCCATCACTGATATAGCCGGTCTTCCCATCGGGGTTGAGCGCCACACCATGTGTGCTCTTTAGCCCTGTGATCGCGCCTACAGGCTTGCCGGTAGAACTATCCACGACCTCGACGCGCGAGTTGTGTGCGATATAGAGCCGGTGTGCTGCATTGTCGCTGAGCAGGTAGTCCCAACCACCCTGCCCACCAAGCTTCCATCGATCGGCAATGTGATAGGTCTGTGCAGCAGACACTGCTGCAACTGAGAGAAGGATCGCTGCGACTGCTCCTTGATATGGGCGCATAAGAACTCCTGTAGAGATTCGGCATGACTGCCGGTCTCCGTAGTGTCTCTATTACACCTTAAGAAGCGCTGAAGGCATGAAAACAGGCGCCAAAGGCTCCGCTGGAAGCTTCACGGTAACCAGCGCTCCGCCTTCAGTCCTATTCTCGATTTGAATCGAACCTCTCGCTCGCTCACAGATCGCCTTGCAGATGGAAAGCCCCAACCCCGTGCCTCCGCTCTTTCTGCTTCGTGATGGGTCGCCCCGATAAAAGGGTTCAAAGACATGTGCGCGATCTTCATCGGAAACGCCCTCGCCCTGGTCCTCAACCGTTAGCATGGCTCCGTCGTTGGTAGTCATTGCAATTCGGACAACACTCCCATGAGGGCTATGCTGCAGCGCATTCAGCAAAATATTGGAGCATAGAAGAAGCGCATCGCGGCTATCGATTGGTACTTTCGTATCAACGGCACATTCGACGATCACTTCAATTGCTTTCAGTTCGGCTAAAGGCTTGCTTTGATGCACCGCATCCTCAATGGCACCTCGCAATGAACAGTACTCCAGTAGGGTCCCTGAACGCTTGATCTCGCGTGGTTGCTCCAATCGTGCCAGAGTGAGCATTTTCTGTACCGTCATCTCCAGGCGAGTAAAGTCCTCCAGACTGAGTGCCAAACCCTGGCTATACTCTTCTACCGTACGCTTGCGCATCGATAACAGTTGCAGCGATGATTTGACGATTGCCGCGTCCGTCTTCAGTTCGTGCGCAGCATCATTCGTAAATCGCTTCTGCTGTTCGAACGAGCGTTGCAGGCGTGCGAGTGCGGCTTCCAAAGCGGCGACAAGAGGCCGTAGCTCAACTGTTTCTTTTGCGCTTGTTGGCGCCTCAAAGTGCCAATCATGCGAATTGATCCGCTCTGCTTCGCGCGCAAGTTCAGTGACCGGGAACAATACTTCCCGTACCGACCATGCCATAGTGAGGGCCGTAACGCTTAGAAGGATAGCCGTCGCAATTGCAAAGAAGCGAATCGATTCAAGAACTTCATGCCAAACATGGCCGACTGGAGTTCCATAGGCGATCGTGATGTTGTGCGGAGTCCCGCCATTCGGCTCATCCGGGTCTACGACCCGAAGACCATGCCGAACGAGGAACCGATAACTTCGCCCTTTTATTGTCACATCGTGGAAAGCATGTTTCCAAGATGACGATAACTCCAACTGTGGGAGCTCACCTGCAGACCCGAGCACTCTGCCGCGTTCATCCTCGACAAGAAAGACGGATTTCCTGTCGAGATGCACTTCGCGCATATTGAGCATAACGTTGTCGCCTTTATCCTCTGCATCCTGAACCGCACCCATCAGAGACTCGGCGCTCACTTCAAGAGACGAATCGAAGGCCTTTAATTGCACATGCCGCTCGTGTATGGTGATCGCGCCAATCAGGACTATTGCAGATAGAAGTTCCAAAATGAGAACGGTGCAGGTAAGCCTGCGCGTGATGGAGATGGATTTTGTCATGACGCAGCGGTCTCCTCGCGGAGGCGATATCCGCGATGCCGCAGGGTCTCGATTAGCGGTTCAGTGCCCGCAATGTTCAACTTTCTTCGCAAGTTCGAGACGTGCGCTTCGATCACATTGGAATGATGCTCCC
It encodes:
- a CDS encoding cell wall metabolism sensor histidine kinase WalK, which codes for MTKSISITRRLTCTVLILELLSAIVLIGAITIHERHVQLKAFDSSLEVSAESLMGAVQDAEDKGDNVMLNMREVHLDRKSVFLVEDERGRVLGSAGELPQLELSSSWKHAFHDVTIKGRSYRFLVRHGLRVVDPDEPNGGTPHNITIAYGTPVGHVWHEVLESIRFFAIATAILLSVTALTMAWSVREVLFPVTELAREAERINSHDWHFEAPTSAKETVELRPLVAALEAALARLQRSFEQQKRFTNDAAHELKTDAAIVKSSLQLLSMRKRTVEEYSQGLALSLEDFTRLEMTVQKMLTLARLEQPREIKRSGTLLEYCSLRGAIEDAVHQSKPLAELKAIEVIVECAVDTKVPIDSRDALLLCSNILLNALQHSPHGSVVRIAMTTNDGAMLTVEDQGEGVSDEDRAHVFEPFYRGDPSRSRKSGGTGLGLSICKAICERARGSIQIENRTEGGALVTVKLPAEPLAPVFMPSALLKV